The genomic stretch TCTGTTTTAAGACTTGGAATATCTTGCTCAATTTTTTTCCACATTTGACTGCCGTAAATATTGCCAAGCATATAGGTTGGAAAATATCCAAAGCCTCCAAACGACCAGTGAATATCTTGCAAAACGCCCTCGGCATCATTTTTTGGAGTGATCCCCAAATAATTTTTCATTCGCGCATTCCATTCATGAGGAAGATCCGCCACTTTCATTTCGTCTGCTATAAGCGCACGCTCAAGTTCAAAACGAAGCACAATATGCAAATTGTACGTAAGCTCGTCAGCTTCAACACGAATAGGACTTGCTTCAACTTTGTTGAGCGCTGCATAAAAAGCTTCCTCTTTCACCTGAGATAACTGATTGGGAAACAGTGTTTGAAGTTGTGGAAGAAAAAAGTGAACAAAGGCTTTACTGCGTCCCACAAGGTTTTCCCAAAGACGCGATTGAGATTCGTGAATTCCAAGTGAAATGGCTTCGGCCATGGGAGTGCCTTCATACTCCTCTTCAAAACCTTGCTCGTACAAAGCATGCCCCGCTTCGTGAGCAACGCCGTACAAAGCTTGGAACAATTCTTTCTCGTCGTAGCGAGTGGTAATGCGAACATCGTTTGTAGCAGGACCACCACAAAAAGGATGTGTGGAAGTATCGAGCCTACAAGCATCGAGATCGAGACCAAATGTTTTCATGATAAGGCGACAAGCTTTTTCCTGCTCAGCTTTCGGATACGTTTGCTGCAAAAAAGAGCTATCTGGTTTAACCTTACTTTTTTGAATGGCAGCAAAAAGTGGAACCACTTCAGCTTTCACTTCATCAGCAAACTGCGCAAAGCGTTTTGTGGTCATGTGCGCTTCATAGGTATCAAGCAGCGCATCATAAGGCTCGCTCTCAAAGCCAAGACACTTGGCCTTTTGCTGGCAGAGCAACACAATATTTTCAAGACTTGGAGAAAAAACTGAGAAGGAACTTTCTTGACGTGCCCTTGCCCAATCTTGTTGCGCAAGTGAAGTTTGTTTGCTGAGCTCTCTCACCAAACTTTCAGGAAGTTTTGTCGCTTTTTCATAGTCACGCTTCCAAGCTTTCACATTTGCAGCTTGTGTTTCCGATAAATTTTCCTCAGCTGCAGCGGAAATCCAATCACCAACTTGCACCTCAACTACTTTTCGATGAATCATGGTAGACAAAACTGAAATTTGCTCAGCCCTTGCCTTTGCCCCTTTTGGCGGCATCATGGTTTCTTGATCCCAACCTAAAAGGCTTCTGGCACCTGCAATTGCCGAGACTTCCTTAAAATATTTTTCTAAACGCTCATAAGTTTTTGACATTTTATTCCTCGCAAAGTCCGTAAGGATTTTTGGCGTTATTTTTTTCGAAATTCATCCACATGCGAGAACCAACGGGCTTTGGATCTTTCTCGTTGTACTTTGCACATTTTTTATTGGCGTAAGAGTTGATAACATCACCTTCAACCGCAAAATAAATAAGCTGGCCAATAGGCATTCCCGCATAAATACGTACCGGTTGCTTGCACGAAATTTCTAAAGTCCAATAATTGCAAAAACCAACATCACCTTTTCCTGCTGTAGCATGAATATCGATACCAAGCCGGCCAGCACTCGATTTTCCCTCAAGAAAAGGAACATGTTTGTGCGTTTCGGTGTATTCTTCTGTGATGCCTAAATAAAGGGTTTCCGGTTGGATGACAAAACCTTCTTCCGGAATAGTGATGTAATCAAGCTCATGATCTTTTTTCGCATCGAGAATTGTATCTTTGTAGGTTGCCAGTATTTTTCCAAGATGCACATCGTAAGAATTTGATCCCAAACACTGTTGGCGATATGGCTTCACCACAATCTCACCTTTTTCAATCGCATCTAGAATTCCCTGGTCTGATAAAATCATATTCTCTCCTCTGTTACCCGCATGAACGGTAGCTGTTATCGCTCTCTCCCCTTTTTTTCAAGCAATAACTGCATTTTGTCAGTTGGTGCTATTCTAAGCTAAACTCGATAGGGAATGAAAAAATATACTGGTCTTCTTGTATGCTTTTTGGAAATGGAGGAAAGCTTCCAACCCGCTTCACCAAAGCCTTTGCTTCTTCGTCCAACAAATAGACTCCAGAACTTTTTTTCAAACGTGAAACTAAAATTTCTCCTTCACGAGAAAGAGTGACTTCCATAACAGTGCCCCCTTCTTCACCTCGTTGCTTCGAAAGAAGCGGATATCGTTTTGCCTTATCTAGAAGCGCCAAAATACGTTCTTGATACAACGCGCTTTCAGCAAGATCATTTCCAGCTACCTGTTGCTCTGAAGAACGTTGCTCAGATAAAGCATCACTCTTGTTAAAACCACTTACATCAAGCCTTTGCTCTTGTTCACTCGCATTTTTTTCTTGCTGAATGTTTTTTTTCTCTTCTGCCGTTTGAACAAGATTTATATTTAAAGGCCGAAAACTAATAATATCTTTTGATGAGGGAAAAGAGATGAAAAACAAAAGATGCAAAAAAGCTGAAAGAATAAAACCCAATAAAAGAAAATGTTGTCGAAAAAGAGAAAGCATAAATAAAGTTATTTTTTTTGCACAGCAAGGGAAACATCTTGAATATCTAAACTTCGAAGCAGATCCATTACACTCACCAGAAAACCAGTTGGGACAAGCTTATCCGCTTGAAGCATAATTTTTTTCACCTTCTCTGTTTCTAACTTTTCGCGTAAAGTTTTTTCTGAATATGATTGGCCATCCATAAACAACTCTTGGTTTTCAGTGATGGAGATTGTTGCTACGTGAAGAGCAATCTCTTCTGCAGTGCTAGAGGCTGGAAGGGAGAGACTTATTTTTGCATCGGAACGCAAGTTCATGCTGAGCATAAAAAAAATGAGCAGCAAAAAAACCACATCTATTAAAGAAGTAAGATTGGGAAAAGCCTCTATCCGTTTTCGTCGCCGAATCTGCATGCAGGCTCTCTAGCGCAAAGCACAGGAAA from Deltaproteobacteria bacterium CG11_big_fil_rev_8_21_14_0_20_42_23 encodes the following:
- a CDS encoding carboxypeptidase M32; the protein is MSKTYERLEKYFKEVSAIAGARSLLGWDQETMMPPKGAKARAEQISVLSTMIHRKVVEVQVGDWISAAAEENLSETQAANVKAWKRDYEKATKLPESLVRELSKQTSLAQQDWARARQESSFSVFSPSLENIVLLCQQKAKCLGFESEPYDALLDTYEAHMTTKRFAQFADEVKAEVVPLFAAIQKSKVKPDSSFLQQTYPKAEQEKACRLIMKTFGLDLDACRLDTSTHPFCGGPATNDVRITTRYDEKELFQALYGVAHEAGHALYEQGFEEEYEGTPMAEAISLGIHESQSRLWENLVGRSKAFVHFFLPQLQTLFPNQLSQVKEEAFYAALNKVEASPIRVEADELTYNLHIVLRFELERALIADEMKVADLPHEWNARMKNYLGITPKNDAEGVLQDIHWSFGGFGYFPTYMLGNIYGSQMWKKIEQDIPSLKTDITAETLSTLLSWLRKNVHRRGRQYFAADLVENISGEPLSAKFFTSYLKEKFGALYEV
- a CDS encoding dCTP deaminase translates to MILSDQGILDAIEKGEIVVKPYRQQCLGSNSYDVHLGKILATYKDTILDAKKDHELDYITIPEEGFVIQPETLYLGITEEYTETHKHVPFLEGKSSAGRLGIDIHATAGKGDVGFCNYWTLEISCKQPVRIYAGMPIGQLIYFAVEGDVINSYANKKCAKYNEKDPKPVGSRMWMNFEKNNAKNPYGLCEE